Below is a window of Myxococcus xanthus DNA.
TGGTGTACGCCACCGACCTGGAGCATGGCAGCGACATGGACGCGGCCTTCTACGCGTTCGCCCAGGACGCGGACGTCCTCATCTACGACGCCATGTACACCGAGGACGAGTACCACGGCCGCACCGGGCCGGCTCGCACCGGCTGGGGCCACTCCACCTGGCAGGCCGCCGTACACGCGGCGGACGAGGCTGGGGTGAAGAAGCTGGTGCTCTTCCACCACGACCCGTCACGAGATGACGCGGGAATGGACCGGCTGCTGCGTCAGGTGCGCAAGCACCGCCCCGACGCCATCGCCGCTCGCGAGTCCCTGGTCATCAAGCTGTAGCGCGCTTCACCGTCTCCCGCAGGCCCTGGAAGGGCAGCCGCTCCAGGGCCGTGGGGACGTCCACCCACTCGAAGGCGTCGTGCTCCGCGCCCAGGCGCACGTCCGCGTCCGGCGGCACGTGGACGGCGAAGCCGTTCTCCTCCACGAGTTGCGGTGGCAGCGCCTCTCCCAGGGCGAAGGCGTGGCGGTAGTCCAGGTCCACCAGCGGCACGCGGAGGCCTGTCTCCTCCTCCAGTTCCCGCGCCGCGGCCTGCGCTGGCGACTCACCCGCTTCGAGCCTCCCGGTGAGGACCTGCCAGAAACCGCCCCGCTCCGGGCGACGGCGCACGAGCAGCACCCGTGCTTCGGGACCACGGCCCTTCACCACCGCGATGCTCACCGTCCGCATCGGCGGCGGCGCATCCACGCGCTCGCTGTCGAACACGGTGCAGAAGCTGTTGGCGATGGCCTCTTCCACCTCCGCCATGGGGAGCGCGCGGCCCAACTCCCGCTGCATGGACGTGACACCTGCTTCTCGGATGCCACACGGGACGATGAGCTGGAAGTGGTCCAGGTTCGTGTTCACGTTGAGCGCGAAGCCGTGCGTGGTGAGCCAACGCGACAGGTGCACGCCAATGGCGGCGATCTTCCGCGCGTCCGGAGCACCTTCCGCGCCAATCCAGACGCCGGGCCACTTGGGGATGGGGCCCGCGGTGATGCCCCACTGGGCCAGCACCTGCATGACGGAGCGCTCCACGTCGCGCACGTAACGGCGCACGTCGCGTCGGTCCTCCGGCAGCAGGAAGATGGGGTAGCCCACCAGTTGGCCGGGGCCATGGTAGGTGACGTCGCCGCCACGGTTGGTCTCGAAGACCTCCGCGCCCTCCTTCGCCAACTGCGCGTCGCTGGCGACGATGTTCTCACGCTTCGCGGCACGGCCCAGGGTGAGGATGGGCGGGTGCTCCAAGAGGAGCAGCACATCGCCGGAGAGCCCCTGGCGGCGCGACTCGCTGAAGAGGTGCATCAGCGCGAGCCCGTCCTCGTACTCCACTCGGCCCAGGCGGTAGACGGTGATGGTGTTCATGACGTTCGCTTCTTTCGAGCCTTCCGCGTGGGCGAGGGCTTCACGGTGGGCGCCAGGCTCCACGTTCCCGTGGGTACCCGGTTGAGGAGGGCATGCAGCTCATGGCCGGCGCGCGGCGAGCGGCTGGCCTCCTGGGCCAGCGCCATGAGCACTTCTTCGGAGACGGAGACCGCGGGCTCTCGCGAGGCCAGGCGCTGGCGGGCAATCTCCACGAATTCAGACGGTGTGGGCACCTGGAGCGACAGGAGCACCTGCACGTGCTCCAGAATGTCCGTGGGCACGGTTCCGCGCACGGCCTGAGTCAGCGCGGCGGTGGTGGACACGGAAACACTGTATGCGTCTCCGCGCAGGCTCAGGCCCCGAGCCTCCGTGCGCATGCCCCTCGCGCTCAGCAGGACGACGGGGCGGCTGTCCCGGGCCAGGAAGGCCTGCAGGGCCGCGTGTGACGTCGCGTCCAGGCGGTCCACATCCTCCACCAGCAGCGTGCGCGAGGAAGCCGTCAGGTCCAGGTCCGCGACGGGGGTGATGACGCCCACGGCCTCTCGCTGGAGCTGCTGGAACCAGACGCTCTTGCCACTGCCTTCGGGCCCGATGACCAAGAGGGTCCGCGCGTGGGCCTCGAGCGACTGCGTCAGCAGCGCCTGCGTCACGCCCTGCCCCACGAGCCCCAAGGCAGGTGTCACGGGCCGTTCCGGCCGCGACACCGTGGGCGGAGGCACCAAAGTGACGTCGCCCAGCAGCGATTGCGACTCGAACAGGCAGTTCTTGCAGATGAACGCGCCCGCAGGCCCCGCGACCAGGCCCCCCGTGTCCGTACGCGGACGGCAACAGAAGGAGCACCATGCGTCGAGCGCGGCATCCGCACGCGTAGGGCCGCGCTCGACGAGCCGAGCCTCTCTGCGACGCCGAGGCTGGGCATCCGTGAGGATGTCCTCTCCTGCGGGTGCTTCCTCTGCCTCACCCGCCATTCGAGATGACGCAAGCTGCGTCGTGGGCTCCTCGACGCCCAGAAGTTCCTGCTCGCCCACGCCATCACCCGGTATGGACGCAACGCCGCCCCGCACGTCCACAGTCGCATCCGGTGGCGACGAGGAATCTTCCGCCCCTGCGACCACCCCCGCGATGCGCGCAATCTGCGCTTCGAGCCGCTGCAGATCTTCCGCGACCTCCGTCTCGATGACCCAGGCCTGGGCGGCGTCGCGCGGCGCGTCGTCACCGGCGTGCAGGGCCGCCTCGCGCAGCGCATCCTCGATGAGCCGCTGCCGGTGGACGACGTCCGGCAACACCTCCGACTCCAGGGAATGCACCACCCCGGACGCAGGCAATGCCTCTTCGTCGTCAGCGTCTGCCCCAGACCGCGTGAGCGAAGGCTCCGGCATCCACTCCAGCCGGTTCACCGCATCCGCGATGTCCGCGCGGCTGCCGTCCAACCGCTGCGCATGGCGAAGCAACTGCAACGCGCGGGACGGATTACCTGCCTGTCGGCACAGCTCCGCCGCTTTCTGCAGGCACTCCACCGCACGGGCCACGTCTCCCTGTGTCTCGGCGGACTGCGCGGCGCGGATCAGCTCGCGAGGGTTCTCGGCCATACGGGGAGAGCCTAACCGGCTCGGGGCACCCGCGCGCGGCCCTCGAACGCGGGCCCCAGCATCAGGCGCTTCCCGGCCCGGCTCCAGGGCCACCACGCCCCTCACGTCAGGGGCGTGGACCTGCCACGGCGCTCACCTCACGCCATGGCCAGGAACAGCAGGTCCGGCTTCTCCAGGTACTTGATGATTTCGTACGTGAAATCCGCCGCCACCGAGCCGTCGATGACGCGGTGGTCGCACGACAGCGACAGGTTCATCATGTCGCGCACGACGACCTGGTCCCCCACCACCGCCGGGCGCTTCTTCAGGCGGTGCACGCCCAGGATGCCCACTTCAGGGTGGTTGATGATGGGCGTGGCGAACAGGCCGCCGCTCTGCCCCAGCGAGCTGATGGTGAAGGTGCCGCCCGTCAGCTCCTCCATCTTCAGCTTGCGGTCACGCGCGGCGGCGCCCAGGCGGGCCGTCTCACGCGCCAGCTCGGCCAGCGTCAGCCGGTCCGCGCTCTTCACCACCGCCACGGTGAGGCCGTCCGGCGTCGCCGCCGCCATGCCGATGTTGAACTCGCCGCGGACCACCAGCTCCTGCGACGCCTCGTCGAAGTTCGCGTTCAGGTGCGGGAACTTCTTCAGCGCCGCCACCGTCGCCTTGATGATGAACGGCAGGTAGTTGAGCTTGATGTTCTCACCGGCCGCCGCCAACTGCGCGTTCAGCCGCGCGCGCAGGGCCACCAGCTCCGTGGCGTCCACTTCCTCGACAAAGGCGAAGTGCGGCGCCGTGAACTTCGACCGCACCATCTTCTCCGCGATCTTCTTGCGCAGGCCCCGAAGCGGAACGCGCTCGTCCGCCGCGCCCGAGCTGACGGCAGGAGCCGCGGGACGCGCCTTCTGCTCGGCCGGAGCCGCGACGACGTTCTTCTCGCCACCCTCCAGCGCCGCCACCACATCCGCCTTCGTCACGCGGCCCTGTGGCCCCGTGCCGGCAATCGACGCCAGGTCCAGCCCGTGCTCGCGCGCCATCCGCCGCGTCACCGGCGTGGCCAGCACCTTGGACGCCGAGGCAGGCGCACCACCGACATGGCCACCCGCCACGGGCGCCGCCGCTGGCGCGCTGGCCTCGGAATGACCACCGGCCTGCGCCGGCGCAGCGCCCTCCACCTCCAGGGTGACGAGGAGCTGGTGCACCTTCGCCATGTCGCCTTCATTGCCATGCGTCTTCACGACACGGCCCGCCTTGGGAGCGGGAACGGTGACGGTGGCCTTGTCCGTCATCACCTCGGCGAGCACCTGGTCTTCCTTGACGGAATCCCCTGCCTTCACGTGCCACTTCACCAGCTCACCCTCCATCACGCCTTCACCAAGGTCGGGGAGCTTGAATTCGAAGATCGCCATGGGGTCGTCTTTCCGGGAAGCAGGGGTGTTGGGTCAAGCCATGAATCGGAGCGTCAAAGCTCAGCCGAGCCGCTCGAGCCGCTCGCGCTCCATCAGGCCCTTCATGAAGAACTCAGCGGCCCGGTAGCTGGACCGCACCAGCGGACCGGAGGCCACGTAGAGGAAGCCGTAGGACTCGGCCAGCGTCTTGTACGCCTCGAACTGCGCGGGCGTCACGAAGCGCTCCACGCGCAGGTGGTACTGCGACGGCTGCAGGTACTGGCCCAGCGTCAGCACGTCCACGCCCACGTCGCGCAGGTCCTTGAACGTCTGCTCCAGCTCCGCGTCCGTCTCCCCCAGGCCCACCATGACGGACGTCTTGGTGTACAGGCCCTCGGGGCGGTTCTTGAGGTACTCCAGCACGCGCAGGGACTGGTGGTACTTCGCGCGCCGGTCACGGACCGTCGGCGTGAGGCGCTCCACCGTCTCCACGTTGTGCGCCACCACGTGGGGCTTGGCCTCCGCCACGGTGGTCAGGTCCTTCTCCACGCCCTTGAAGTCCGGGATGAGCACTTCGACGATGGTGCGCGGGCTCTCCCGGCGCAGCTCGCGGATGGCGGAAGCGAAGTGGCTGGCGCCGCCGTCCGGCCGGTCATCCCGGTTCACGGACGTGACGACGATGTACTCCAGGTCCATCTCCTTCACCGCCTGGGCCAGATGGATGGGCTCCATCGGATCCAGCGGAGGAGGCGCGCCGACCTTCACGTGGCAGAAGCGGCACGCGCGCGTGCACACCTCGCCCATCAGCATCACCGTGGCGGTGCCACCGCCCCAGCACTCGGCGATGTTCGGGCAGCGGGCCTCTTCGCACACCGTGGCCAGCTTGGTGCGCTTCACGATGGCTTTGACCCGCTCGTAACCTTCTCCGTGCGGGAGCCGCACCTTCAGCCACTCCGGCTTGCGGGTGGTCTCAGTCACCTGGGGCAGAGGGAACCGGTCGGGAGTCGCCATGGATCGCGGGCCTTCTATGGGTTGGACGGAGGACGTTCAAGCGGAAGCCACTGACGCGAGGCGTCAGCATCCACCAGTCGTCCGCCAGTTGTCGCCTCTCTACTAATGCCCCCGGTTCCTGGGGACAGGCCCGGAGCATCTGCGAGGGCGGCTAGGCAGGGGACCGTCACCTCGCGCGGCCGCGGGGGCCGGAAATACGAGGGGCCGTCCACGGCACACCGGGACGGCCCCTGGGACTGCGAGCGAGGCGCCGCCGCCTAGAAGTGGCGCGGGTGGCCCAGCGTGGCCTCGGCACCCTCGTGCACGATTTCCGAGAGCGTCGGGTGCGCGTGGATGGTGTTGGCCAGCTCCTCGGTGGTGATCTCCAGCTTCAGCGCGACACACGCCTCGGCCAGCAGCTCCGTCGCGTGCGGCCCGATGAGGTGCACGCCGAGGACCTCGTCGTACTTCCGGTCCGACACGATCTTGATCATGCCGGTGGCCTCGTTGGAGATGGAGGCCTTCGTCACGGCGCCCATCGGAGCGATGCCCACCTTCACATCGTAGCCGCGCTCCTTGGCCTTCTTCTCCGTCAGGCCCACCGAGGCGACCTCGGGGTAGCAGTACGTGGCAGACGGCGTCAGGTCGTAGTTGATGGGCTGCGGGTTCTTCCCGGCGATGTGCTCCACCGCCACCACGCACTCCGCGCTGGCCATGTGCGCGAGCATCGGCGTGGGGATGATGTCGCCCACGGCGTAGACGTTCGGCTCGGAGGTGCGCAGCATCGAGTCGACCTTGATGTAGCCGCGCTCGGCCTGGATGTTCGTCTTGTCCAGACCCACGTCCTCGGTGACGGGCGAGCGGCCCACCGCCGACAGGAGGATTTCCGCCTCCAGCGTCTTGGTCTCGTTGCCCACCTTCATGGTGACGCGCACGCCGTCCGCCGTGTGCTCCACCTTCTCCACCGCGGAGCCGGTGTGCACGTCGATGCCGCGACGCTTGAAGATCTTCTCCAGCTCCTTGGAGATGTCCGCGTCCTCGATGGGGAGCAGCGCGGGCATGTACTCCACGATGGAGGTCTTGCTGCCCACGTGGTTGAACACGGAGGCGAACTCACAGCCCACCGCGCCGGCGCCCAGCACGATGATGCTCTTGGGGACGCGGTCGATCTGCAGGATGGAGTCGCTGTTCAGCACCCGCTTGTGGTCCACGGGGACGTTGGGCAGGGACTTGGGCACCGAGCCCGTGGCGAGGATGATGTTCTTCGCCTCCAGGACCTGCTTGGAGCCGTCCGCGGCGGTGACCTCCACCTTGCCCTTGCCGGCGATGCGGCCGTGGCCCTTCACCACCGTCACCTTGTTCTTCTTCATCAAGAAGTCGATGCCGTTGGCACCCTTGGTGACAATCTTGTCCTTGTGCTTCATCGCGTTGGGCCAGTTGATGGCCGGGCTGCTCACGTCAACGCCGAAGTCAGCCGCTTCGCGGACATGGTGGAACAGCTCCGCGGTCCACAGCAGGGACTTGGTCGGGATGCAGCCGCGGTGGAGGCAGGTGCCGCCCAGCCGCTTGTCCTTCTCGATGATGGCCGTCTTCAGGCCCAGCTGACCCGCGCGAATGGCGCCCACGTAGCCGCCGGGGCCCGAACCGATGATCACCACGTCGAACGTCTCAGCCACGCACGCCTCCGTAATTATTGCGGATGGAACCCGGGTGGGCTGATAACCCCCGGTCCCGGTTGGAATCAAGGAGTTTGCTCGTGCGCCGTTTCCCGCTCCGAACCCTCCTCTTGATGTTCGTAGCACTCATCGCCTTCGGGCGCCTGTGGTGTGTGACGCACCAGGAGGAAGCGCCCAGTCCACGGCCCGGGCGCATGGCCCAGGCGGGTAACGCCCCGGCCGGGGCCCCCGACCCCTCCTCCGCCCCCGAGTGCCGGACGCTGGAACGGGCCCTCGAAAGCGCCCTCCGCACGCCCCAGGACACCCGGGTCCTGGACGAAGCGCGCCAGCAGCTCGACGCATGCCGTCAGCCGCCCGTTCGCGCCTGCGCGCTGGGCGTGGCCCTGGACGCCCGGTCGCCCTTATCCGAGGGAGAAGCCACACCGCTGCGTGGCCTGCTGGCCAGCCTGTGTGAGCACTGCCCGCCGGCCGCCAATTCGTGCGCCCGGGCCGTGGGGCAGGCCCTGCTGAATGCCGCGGTGGGGCCGAATGCCGATGTCGCGAGCGCGAAATGGAACCTGGAGCATGCGGGGCCAGGCCTGGGTGGGGCTTGTGCCTCGCTCGTCCAGTTGGGGCTCGCACCCGCAGCCCAGTCAGACCTCACCGTACGACCCCCGGTGCTCGCACTCGCCGGGGAGCTGGCGCCTCACTGCTCGCAGGCAGGCTTCCTAGATGACGCGCTGCTGCGCGCCGCCGCTGTGAACCTCGTGGCGCCCACGCCCGCGCTCGTCGCCCTGGCCGCGGTGCCCATTCCTCCCGAGACGAGCGCCATGAAGCCGGACCGGATTGAAGGCACCGAGCCCAGCTTCCAGGCGTTCGACCGGGACGAGGACACCGGGGTTCCGGTCGGCAAGGCGCTCAAGACCAAGCGATGGGAGGCGGACGGCGCGCTGCGCGCGAGCTACGCGCCCACGCTGAAGCAGCTCGTATCGGTGAGGATCCGCGCCACGGGCCCGGGAACGGTGCGCGCCATCGTCCGGACGCAGCAGGGCGTGGGCTTGAAGGACCCGGAGAAGGACTTCGCCTTCGTCAACCCCACCGTGTGCCGTTTCACCGGCACGGGTCAGTGGGAGCAGTGCCCGCTCCAGGTGCCGCTGCGCGACGTGGACGCCGTGAGCGTCTTCCCCGAGCGCGCGGACACCGAACTGAAGGAGCTGGAGGTCCACGGCGCCCGCTGAAGGCGCCGCCGACCGACGTCAGGCGACGAGGCCGCGCTCCTTGGCCAGTGTGAAGAGTGGCGCGGCGTCCTTCTTCAGCACCGCGCTCACGTCCTTGACGATGGAGTCACCCGACTTCGCGACCGACAGGAAGTTGTCGAAGGTGCGCGTGAGGATGAGCACGCCGGAGATGATGACGCGCTGAAGGTTGTGCTGCAGGTCCGTGCCTTCATAGATGAGCCACGCCTGCTCCACGCAGGTGCGGCGGGCATCCATGAGGAACTGGTTGAGGACGGTGCGCTCGTTCGCGTCGGGCACCTTCGACTTCGAGCTCACCGACCCCACGTAGATGAGGTTCGTGTTGAGCCGCGCCGCAGCTTCCTGCATCTGCGCCAGCACCAGCGTCACGTCCTCCTTGGTCGGAGGATTCTCCCAGCGGGAGAAGATGACTCGGTCGATGATCTCCGCTTTGTAGGTAGGGCCGTTCACGATGCCTCCGGTGAGGCGAGCGCCTGACCGGCACCCGCCCGGCTTGCCACGCTGCCGTGCGGTCGGATCTGTAGCAGGAACACTCCATTCGTTGAAGTGCACGACACCTGAACCGGCATTCATTTGGCCCGGCAACACAGTCCTGTCCTGCAGCGGAAACGGACAAATCCACTTGGACCGACACGGACACTCAGGGAAAACACGTATACGCCCGCGTCATCTCCAGGATTCACCGGTTCCTGTCGTACAGCGGACATGCGCGGCGGATCAGCGCGAAGCGCGCCTGGCGAGGACTGCCTTCACGTCGTCGAGCGAGAGGCCCAGGGGCCGGACCGCGACGAGCACGTGGTAGAGCACGTCCGCCGCTTCCTCCGCGGCGCGTGACGGGTCCACGTCCGCGCACGCCGTCACCAACTCCGCGGCCTCCTCGCCCAGCTTCTTCAAGCGCAGGTTGCGGTCCTCCAGCAGGCGGCGTGTGTAGCTGGGAGGCGCATCATCGGGCCGCTCCGCTGGTGCGGCGCGCCGAGCGAGCGTGTCATCCAGCGCGCTCAGTGCATCCCAACGGCCCGGGCCGAAGCAGGTCTTCGTCCCCAGGTGACACGCAGGGCCC
It encodes the following:
- a CDS encoding dihydrolipoamide acetyltransferase family protein — its product is MAIFEFKLPDLGEGVMEGELVKWHVKAGDSVKEDQVLAEVMTDKATVTVPAPKAGRVVKTHGNEGDMAKVHQLLVTLEVEGAAPAQAGGHSEASAPAAAPVAGGHVGGAPASASKVLATPVTRRMAREHGLDLASIAGTGPQGRVTKADVVAALEGGEKNVVAAPAEQKARPAAPAVSSGAADERVPLRGLRKKIAEKMVRSKFTAPHFAFVEEVDATELVALRARLNAQLAAAGENIKLNYLPFIIKATVAALKKFPHLNANFDEASQELVVRGEFNIGMAAATPDGLTVAVVKSADRLTLAELARETARLGAAARDRKLKMEELTGGTFTISSLGQSGGLFATPIINHPEVGILGVHRLKKRPAVVGDQVVVRDMMNLSLSCDHRVIDGSVAADFTYEIIKYLEKPDLLFLAMA
- the hisIE gene encoding bifunctional phosphoribosyl-AMP cyclohydrolase/phosphoribosyl-ATP diphosphatase HisIE, yielding MLDLDALDFAKGNGLVTVVTQDASTGDVLMVAHADREALERTLATGEMHYRSRTRGPWHKGATSGNVQRVVALRADCDGDAVLARVAKAGPACHLGTKTCFGPGRWDALSALDDTLARRAAPAERPDDAPPSYTRRLLEDRNLRLKKLGEEAAELVTACADVDPSRAAEEAADVLYHVLVAVRPLGLSLDDVKAVLARRASR
- a CDS encoding ClpX C4-type zinc finger protein produces the protein MAENPRELIRAAQSAETQGDVARAVECLQKAAELCRQAGNPSRALQLLRHAQRLDGSRADIADAVNRLEWMPEPSLTRSGADADDEEALPASGVVHSLESEVLPDVVHRQRLIEDALREAALHAGDDAPRDAAQAWVIETEVAEDLQRLEAQIARIAGVVAGAEDSSSPPDATVDVRGGVASIPGDGVGEQELLGVEEPTTQLASSRMAGEAEEAPAGEDILTDAQPRRRREARLVERGPTRADAALDAWCSFCCRPRTDTGGLVAGPAGAFICKNCLFESQSLLGDVTLVPPPTVSRPERPVTPALGLVGQGVTQALLTQSLEAHARTLLVIGPEGSGKSVWFQQLQREAVGVITPVADLDLTASSRTLLVEDVDRLDATSHAALQAFLARDSRPVVLLSARGMRTEARGLSLRGDAYSVSVSTTAALTQAVRGTVPTDILEHVQVLLSLQVPTPSEFVEIARQRLASREPAVSVSEEVLMALAQEASRSPRAGHELHALLNRVPTGTWSLAPTVKPSPTRKARKKRTS
- the lipA gene encoding lipoyl synthase; amino-acid sequence: MATPDRFPLPQVTETTRKPEWLKVRLPHGEGYERVKAIVKRTKLATVCEEARCPNIAECWGGGTATVMLMGEVCTRACRFCHVKVGAPPPLDPMEPIHLAQAVKEMDLEYIVVTSVNRDDRPDGGASHFASAIRELRRESPRTIVEVLIPDFKGVEKDLTTVAEAKPHVVAHNVETVERLTPTVRDRRAKYHQSLRVLEYLKNRPEGLYTKTSVMVGLGETDAELEQTFKDLRDVGVDVLTLGQYLQPSQYHLRVERFVTPAQFEAYKTLAESYGFLYVASGPLVRSSYRAAEFFMKGLMERERLERLG
- the lipB gene encoding lipoyl(octanoyl) transferase LipB — its product is MNTITVYRLGRVEYEDGLALMHLFSESRRQGLSGDVLLLLEHPPILTLGRAAKRENIVASDAQLAKEGAEVFETNRGGDVTYHGPGQLVGYPIFLLPEDRRDVRRYVRDVERSVMQVLAQWGITAGPIPKWPGVWIGAEGAPDARKIAAIGVHLSRWLTTHGFALNVNTNLDHFQLIVPCGIREAGVTSMQRELGRALPMAEVEEAIANSFCTVFDSERVDAPPPMRTVSIAVVKGRGPEARVLLVRRRPERGGFWQVLTGRLEAGESPAQAAARELEEETGLRVPLVDLDYRHAFALGEALPPQLVEENGFAVHVPPDADVRLGAEHDAFEWVDVPTALERLPFQGLRETVKRATA
- the lpdA gene encoding dihydrolipoyl dehydrogenase; its protein translation is MAETFDVVIIGSGPGGYVGAIRAGQLGLKTAIIEKDKRLGGTCLHRGCIPTKSLLWTAELFHHVREAADFGVDVSSPAINWPNAMKHKDKIVTKGANGIDFLMKKNKVTVVKGHGRIAGKGKVEVTAADGSKQVLEAKNIILATGSVPKSLPNVPVDHKRVLNSDSILQIDRVPKSIIVLGAGAVGCEFASVFNHVGSKTSIVEYMPALLPIEDADISKELEKIFKRRGIDVHTGSAVEKVEHTADGVRVTMKVGNETKTLEAEILLSAVGRSPVTEDVGLDKTNIQAERGYIKVDSMLRTSEPNVYAVGDIIPTPMLAHMASAECVVAVEHIAGKNPQPINYDLTPSATYCYPEVASVGLTEKKAKERGYDVKVGIAPMGAVTKASISNEATGMIKIVSDRKYDEVLGVHLIGPHATELLAEACVALKLEITTEELANTIHAHPTLSEIVHEGAEATLGHPRHF